The Kitasatospora sp. NBC_01287 genome contains a region encoding:
- a CDS encoding sodium:proton antiporter encodes MTSSQVLIGIALIVALAVGCQVVASLLRVPAILLLLPAGFTAGALTDDVNPEKLLGAAFSPLVSLAVAVILYDAGLGLDLRHLKGHNRRVVIRLLWLGALVTWASAALAAVPILSMSLSAAVMLGAILVVSGPTVVGPLLGFIRPAERLQRVLVWEGALIDPLGGILGALVFHAVLASGQHGVGSQLAKFTGSAAVGLAGGAVGAALLWLLLRRLALGEVLGTTVQLAVVVAVAAACDAFRDDTGLIAAVVTGMALANLPGLDIPARRPFFETLVSLTIGLLFIGISATVTPQSLRHVVLPALGLVAVLVLLVRPLVALLATVRTDVPYRERWFIGWMAPRGIVAAATASTFSVSLVKAGVGGAQKILPATFIVIVATVMVYGLTALPVARFLGVRRSARSRPLLVGGQPWVVELGRALRSAGLDVLMWAGLEQQRRSITEAGLALAPGELLAAATGAGAELEGITDVLLLTDEDDFNALALMTLRERVEGPVHRLEPPAGSYGVVAPYTGGEALFAPGLNRPELARRYADGARIVARQVGGGLPDGHDTLFLVRPDGRLSAVTDGSAPVPAGGDIAILLTPPATPR; translated from the coding sequence ATGACATCGAGTCAGGTGCTGATCGGCATCGCGCTGATCGTGGCCCTCGCCGTCGGCTGCCAGGTCGTGGCGAGCCTGCTGCGGGTGCCGGCGATCCTGCTGCTGCTCCCGGCCGGGTTCACCGCGGGCGCGCTGACCGACGACGTCAACCCGGAGAAGCTGCTGGGCGCCGCGTTCTCCCCGCTGGTCTCGCTCGCCGTCGCCGTGATCCTCTACGACGCCGGACTCGGCCTGGACCTGCGCCACCTCAAGGGCCACAACCGTCGGGTGGTGATCAGGCTGCTCTGGCTCGGGGCCCTGGTCACCTGGGCGTCGGCGGCGCTGGCGGCCGTCCCGATCCTGAGCATGTCGCTGAGCGCGGCCGTGATGCTGGGCGCGATCCTGGTGGTCAGCGGCCCGACCGTGGTCGGGCCGCTGCTGGGCTTCATCCGCCCCGCCGAGCGGCTGCAGCGCGTCCTGGTCTGGGAGGGCGCGCTGATCGACCCGCTCGGCGGCATCCTCGGTGCGCTCGTCTTCCACGCCGTGCTGGCCAGCGGCCAGCACGGCGTGGGCAGCCAACTGGCCAAGTTCACCGGCAGCGCGGCGGTCGGCCTGGCCGGGGGCGCCGTCGGCGCGGCGCTGCTCTGGCTGCTGCTGCGCCGCCTCGCGCTGGGCGAGGTGCTCGGCACGACGGTGCAGCTCGCCGTCGTGGTCGCCGTGGCGGCGGCGTGCGACGCCTTCCGCGACGACACCGGCCTGATCGCCGCCGTGGTGACGGGCATGGCGCTGGCCAACCTGCCGGGCCTGGACATCCCGGCGCGCCGGCCCTTCTTCGAGACGCTGGTCTCGCTGACCATCGGGCTGCTCTTCATCGGCATCTCGGCCACCGTCACCCCGCAGTCGCTGCGCCACGTGGTGCTGCCCGCGCTGGGCCTGGTCGCGGTCCTGGTCCTGCTGGTCCGGCCGCTGGTGGCGCTGCTCGCCACCGTCCGCACCGATGTCCCCTACCGGGAGCGGTGGTTCATCGGGTGGATGGCGCCGCGCGGCATCGTCGCCGCCGCCACCGCCTCCACCTTCTCGGTCTCCCTGGTGAAGGCCGGTGTCGGCGGCGCGCAGAAGATCCTGCCCGCCACCTTCATCGTGATCGTCGCCACCGTCATGGTGTACGGCCTCACCGCGCTGCCGGTGGCCCGCTTCCTGGGCGTGCGCCGCTCGGCGCGCTCGCGCCCGCTGCTGGTCGGCGGCCAGCCCTGGGTGGTGGAGCTGGGTCGGGCGCTGCGCTCGGCGGGCCTGGACGTGCTGATGTGGGCGGGCCTGGAGCAGCAGCGCCGGAGCATCACCGAGGCCGGCCTCGCGCTGGCCCCCGGTGAGCTGCTCGCTGCCGCCACCGGCGCCGGCGCGGAGCTGGAGGGCATCACCGACGTGCTGCTGCTCACCGACGAGGACGACTTCAACGCGCTCGCGCTGATGACCCTCAGGGAGCGGGTGGAGGGCCCGGTCCACCGGCTGGAGCCGCCCGCCGGCAGCTACGGCGTGGTCGCCCCCTACACCGGCGGCGAGGCACTCTTCGCCCCCGGCCTCAACCGCCCCGAGCTGGCCCGCCGGTACGCGGACGGCGCCCGGATCGTCGCCCGGCAGGTCGGCGGCGGCCTGCCCGACGGACACGACACGCTCTTCCTGGTGCGCCCGGACGGGCGGCTCAGCGCGGTCACCGACGGCAGCGCGCCGGTGCCCGCGGGCGGCGACATCGCGATCCTGCTGACGCCCCCGGCCACACCGCGGTAG
- a CDS encoding GMC oxidoreductase: MADDQHYDVIIIGTGAGGGTLAHRLAPTGKRVLLLERGDYLPRERDNWESSAVFVKGKYRAPEFWYDKNGDRFPPEVNYYVGGNTKFYGAALFRLRPEDFGELRHHGGLSPAWPLRYEDLEPYYTQAEHLYLVHGRHGEDPGEGPVSAQYAHPPVRHEPRIQQLSDDLEKQGLHPFHLPIGVDLTQDEQGRATRTSVCIRCNRVDGFPCLVRGKADAQVICVDPALEHDNVRLVTGANVRTLETDPGGRTVTAVVAELADGSTARFSGDIVVVSCGAVNSAALLLRSANERHPGGLANSSDTVGRHYMRHNNLALMAVSREPNDTQFQKTLALNDWYLGADDWEFPLGGIQMLGKSDSEQIKGEAPRWAGLASPDMPFEVLAHHAVDFWLCGEDLPQPDNRVTLDAQGDIHLALDEQNNIEGLKRLRHKLRSMLGRLGMHPHHLLPHSLYLHKGMPIGATAHQAGTVRFGTDPRTSALDVHCRAHDVDNLYVVDTSFFPSIGAVNPSLTAIANALRVGDHIAERLR, encoded by the coding sequence ATGGCCGACGACCAGCACTACGACGTCATCATCATCGGCACCGGAGCCGGCGGCGGCACCCTCGCCCACCGCCTGGCCCCGACCGGGAAACGCGTGCTGCTCCTGGAACGCGGCGACTACCTGCCCCGCGAGCGGGACAACTGGGAGTCGAGCGCCGTCTTCGTCAAGGGCAAGTACCGCGCCCCCGAGTTCTGGTACGACAAGAACGGCGACCGCTTCCCGCCCGAGGTGAACTACTACGTCGGGGGGAACACCAAGTTCTACGGCGCGGCGCTGTTCCGCCTGCGCCCCGAGGACTTCGGCGAGCTGCGCCACCACGGCGGCCTCTCCCCCGCCTGGCCGTTGCGCTACGAGGACCTGGAGCCGTACTACACCCAGGCCGAGCACCTCTACCTGGTGCACGGCCGGCACGGCGAGGACCCGGGCGAGGGGCCGGTCAGCGCCCAGTACGCCCATCCGCCGGTCCGGCACGAGCCACGGATCCAGCAACTCAGCGACGACCTGGAGAAGCAGGGCCTGCATCCGTTCCACCTGCCCATCGGCGTCGACCTCACCCAGGACGAGCAGGGCCGCGCGACCCGCACGAGCGTGTGCATCCGCTGCAACCGGGTGGACGGCTTCCCCTGCCTGGTGCGCGGCAAGGCGGACGCCCAGGTGATCTGCGTGGACCCCGCGCTGGAGCACGACAACGTGCGGCTGGTCACCGGCGCCAACGTCCGCACGCTGGAGACGGATCCGGGCGGGCGCACGGTGACCGCCGTGGTCGCGGAGCTGGCGGACGGCTCGACGGCGCGTTTCAGCGGCGACATCGTGGTGGTCTCCTGCGGCGCGGTGAACTCCGCCGCGCTGCTGCTGCGTTCGGCGAACGAGCGGCATCCCGGTGGCCTGGCCAACAGCTCCGACACGGTCGGGCGGCACTACATGCGGCACAACAACCTCGCGCTGATGGCGGTGTCGAGGGAGCCGAACGACACCCAGTTCCAGAAGACCCTGGCCCTGAACGACTGGTACCTGGGCGCCGACGACTGGGAGTTCCCGCTCGGCGGCATCCAGATGCTCGGCAAGTCGGACAGCGAGCAGATCAAGGGCGAGGCGCCCCGCTGGGCCGGGCTGGCCTCACCCGACATGCCCTTCGAGGTACTGGCCCACCACGCGGTGGACTTCTGGCTCTGCGGCGAGGACCTCCCGCAGCCGGACAACCGGGTCACGCTGGACGCGCAGGGCGACATCCACCTCGCGCTCGACGAGCAGAACAACATCGAGGGGCTGAAGCGGCTGCGGCACAAGTTGCGGAGCATGCTCGGCCGGCTCGGCATGCATCCGCACCACCTGCTGCCGCACAGCCTCTACCTGCACAAGGGGATGCCGATCGGCGCCACCGCGCACCAGGCGGGCACCGTCCGCTTCGGCACCGACCCGCGGACCTCGGCGCTCGACGTGCACTGCCGGGCCCACGACGTGGACAACCTCTACGTCGTGGACACCAGCTTCTTCCCGAGCATCGGCGCCGTGAACCCCTCCCTGACCGCGATCGCCAACGCGCTGCGGGTCGGCGACCACATCGCCGAGCGCCTCCGCTGA